One Procambarus clarkii isolate CNS0578487 chromosome 15, FALCON_Pclarkii_2.0, whole genome shotgun sequence DNA segment encodes these proteins:
- the LOC138365065 gene encoding zinc finger protein with KRAB and SCAN domains 1-like, with translation MQSKAGKALKKESTPNKNNPTSQASNMISSAISPSVAAVGGTDSPPVNNNKQSPVGAATSPTRAMQLLCSHMDQLKRAAAPCSDFTQTAPVIKKMKTHQCPQCPKVFTSHGNMKRHMLVHSGDNPHECPECGEKSHECPECGRRFSHRGSMKRHRMVHVDERPFQCDECGKKIRDHGTIIQHMLLHLDEKPHECPECGNKFRHREHMKRHKMTHANNRLNTLSVEDN, from the exons atGCAAAGTAAGGCCGGTAAGGCCCTTAAGAAAGAAAGCACACCAAACaagaataaccctactagccaggctagcaacatgattagttcagctatctccccctcggtggctgccgtggggggtaccgactctccccccgtcaacaataacaaacaatctccGGTGGGCGCAGCGACGTCTCCGACACGGGCCATGCAACTATTATGTAGCCATATggaccaacttaaacgagctgctgccccttgttctgacttcacacaaactgcacctgtcataaagaagatgaagactcaccagtgtccacagtgtccgaaggtattcaccagtCATGGaaatatgaagcgtcacatgctagtgcattcaggagataatcctcacgagtgtccagagtgtg gtgaaaaatctcatgagtgtccagagtgtgggaggaGATTCAGTCATCGTGGAAGTATGAAAaggcacaggatggtgcatgtggatgagagaccttttcaatgtgacgagtgtggcaaaaaaattAGAGACCAtggaactataatacagcacatgttacTGCATTTAGATgagaaacctcacgagtgtccagagtgtgggaataaATTCCGTCACCGTGaacatatgaagaggcacaagatgacaCATGcaaataataggctaaacactttgagtgtggaagataattaa